Proteins encoded within one genomic window of Theobroma cacao cultivar B97-61/B2 chromosome 7, Criollo_cocoa_genome_V2, whole genome shotgun sequence:
- the LOC18594860 gene encoding uncharacterized protein LOC18594860: MGNCCTVPSARDVSKGKRALPIETAFRLPSPLPAWPAGEGFASGAIDLGGMHVCQVSSFTKVWATHEGGPDNLGATFFEPSSIPEGYYMLGCYAQPNNGLLFGWVLAAKDDTGGALLKQPIDYTLVWSSESLKIKQDGNGYIWLPIAPDGYQAVGHVVTNTQDKPSLEKVRCVRSDFTDRSENDARIWGPDKGIDTKEFNVFGSRPVNGGSQYMGVSVGTFVAQNPNAGSTAPLACLKNVKSNLSCMPNLRQIETLFQAYSPWIYFHPDEVYLPLSVNWFFVNGALLYTKGEESKPVSIQPTGSNLPQGGSNDDNYWLDLPMDEATKERVKKGDLKKSQVYLHVKPMLGATYTDIAIWVFYPFNGPARAKVEFINISLGRIGEHVGDWEHVTLRVSNFNGELHSMYFSEHSGGSWLNASQLEFQGGNKPCTYASLNGHAMYSKPGLVLQGSGGIGIRNDTAKSKMLLDTGLQFSLVAAEYLGSTLTEPPWLNYFREWGPKISYDLEDEIKKVEKLLPGKLKSAFEKFIKGLPNEVLGQEGPTGPKMKGNWTGDEV, translated from the exons ATGGGGAATTGTTGCACAGTCCCTTCAGCAAGAGATGTCTCCAAAGGAAAAAGGGCTTTGCCAATCGAAACCGCCTTCAGGCTTCCCTCTCCATTACCGGCATGGCCAGCAG GTGAAGGCTTTGCAAGTGGAGCTATTGATCTTGGTGGAATGCATGTATGCCAGGTATCATCTTTTACGAAAGTTTGGGCCACTCATGAAGGGGGGCCAGACAATCTTGGGGCTACATTTTTTGAACCATCATCAATACCAGAGGGATACTACATGCTGGGCTGCTATGCCCAACCCAACAATGGGTTGCTTTTCGGGTGGGTTCTTGCAGCAAAAGATGACACAGGTGGGGCTTTGTTAAAACAGCCAATCGATTACACCCTTGTTTGGAGTAGTGAGTctttgaaaatcaagcaagatgGGAATGGTTACATTTGGTTGCCCATTGCCCCTGACGGCTACCAGGCTGTGGGCCATGTTGTCACGAACACTCAAGACAAGCCTTCCCTGGAGAAAGTACGTTGCGTTCGATCTGATTTTACCGATCGAAGCGAGAATGATGCACGGATATGGGGACCGGACAAGGGAATCGATACAAAAGAATTCAACGTCTTCGGTTCAAGGCCCGTCAATGGAGGATCTCAATACATGGGTGTTTCCGTGGGTACATTCGTTGCTCAAAATCCTAATGCTGGCTCCACTGCACCTCTAGCATGCTTGAAAAATGTCAAATCTAATTTATCTTGCATGCCTAATCTACGCCAAATTGAGACATTATTTCAGGCTTACTCTCCTTGGATTTATTTTCACCCCGATGAAGTCTACCTCCCATTATCGGTCAATTGGTTTTTTGTCAATGGGGCATTACTGTACACAAAGGGAGAAGAGTCGAAACCAGTTTCAATACAACCAACGGGTTCAAACCTTCCCCAAGGCGGTTCAAACGATGATAACTATTGGTTGGATCTTCCCATGGACGAAGCAACCAAGGAGAGAGTAAAGAAAGGAGATTTGAAAAAGTCTCAAGTTTATTTGCATGTAAAACCTATGTTGGGGGCAACCTATACGGACATAGCGATATGGGTGTTTTACCCCTTTAATGGACCAGCAAGGGCTAAAGTAGAATTCATCAACATCTCGTTAGGAAGGATTGGTGAACATGTTGGAGACTGGGAGCATGTGACTTTGAGGGTCAGCAACTTTAATGGAGAATTACACAGTATGTATTTCTCAGAACATAGTGGGGGTTCATGGCTGAATGCATCACAACTTGAGTTTCAAGGTGGGAATAAGCCTTGTACCTATGCATCCTTAAATGGCCATGCCATGTATTCAAAACCTGGCCTAGTTTTGCAAGGAAGTGGAGGGATAGGAATTAGGAATGACACAGCCAAGAGTAAGATGCTTTTAGATACTGGCCTCCAATTTTCATTAGTTGCAGCTGAGTATTTGGGTTCTACTCTTACTGAGCCACCTTGGCTAAACTATTTCAGAGAATGGGGTCCCAAGATTAGTTATGACTTGGAGGATGAGATCAAGaaggtggaaaaattattgCCTGGGAAGCTTAAATCTGCTTTTGAGAAATTTATAAAAGGCCTACCCAATGAAGTGCTAGGGCAAGAAGGGCCTACAGGTCCTAAGATGAAAGGGAACTGGACTGGAGACGAGGTTTAA
- the LOC18594862 gene encoding rust resistance kinase Lr10 — protein sequence MDNTQASKFFTSKPVIIMFSVAGGLFGFGLITRIISRILKNQKKKEKIENQDKETETAKELARTLRNLLAYDRTQPGPHVVAAMDEETGLEKQTVERFIEHMLQEKPARLSSQVLEIFTSNYSTKLGEGAYGAVYKGHFPNGGQVAVKVLNNQGIDKRIEEQFMAEVNTIGRTYHRNLVRLYGFCFEAKTKALVYEYMENGSLDKLLFEKKHNIEWDKLYEIATGAARGLEYLHHFSHGRIIHYDIKPANVLLDSNFCPKIEDFRGWS from the exons ATGGACAATACGCAAGCTTCGAAGTTTTTTACGTCAAAGCCTGTAATAATTATGTTTTCAGTGGCGGGAG GTTTATTTGGTTTTGGGCTGATTACTAGAATCATATCTCGTATACTGAAgaatcagaaaaagaaagagaaaatagagaatcAGGACAAGGAAACAGAGACGGCTAAGGAGTTGGCAAGAACGTTGAGGAACTTGCTGGCTTATGACCGCACACAACCAGGGCCACATGTTGTGGCAGCGATGGATGAGGAAACAGGATTAGAGAAACAAACAGTAGAAAGGTTCATAGAGCACATGCTCCAAGAAAAACCAGCCAGGCTTTCATCTCAAGTACTTGAAATTTTCACATCAAATTACTCTACCAAATTAGGTGAAGGTGCGTATGGAGCAGTTTACAAAGGACATTTTCCTAATGGAGGGCAGGTTGCTGTTAAAGTACTTAACAACCAGGGCATAGACAAGAGAATTGAAGAGCAATTCATGGCTGAAGTTAACACCATAGGAAGAACTTATCATCGGAATCTAGTGAGGCTTTATGGCTTCTGCTTTGAGGCAAAAACCAAAGCACTAGTCTATGAATACATGGAAAATGGATCGCTTGACAAGCTGTTGTTTGAAAAGAAACATAATATTGAGTGGGACAAGTTGTACGAGATTGCAACTGGGGCAGCTAGAGGACTTGAGTATTTGCATCATTTCAGCCATGGGAGAATAATCCATTATGATATTAAACCTGCAAATGTCTTGCTTGATTCTAACTTTTGTCCAAAGATTGAAGATTTTAGAGGGTGGAGCTGA